The Candidatus Rokuibacteriota bacterium genome has a window encoding:
- a CDS encoding UPF0175 family protein, translated as MKKEELVAARLPRQLLKALRKIEEVEQSDRSATIRKLLYRAVADWKKDHAARLYGERKLTLERAAMEAEVSVREMMEYLRQKKVPGQYDLSELEEDMARLYKKVAV; from the coding sequence CCCGCCTGCCACGGCAGCTCCTGAAGGCTCTGCGAAAGATAGAAGAGGTAGAGCAGTCGGACCGCTCAGCAACAATCAGGAAACTCTTGTATCGCGCAGTTGCCGACTGGAAGAAAGACCATGCTGCAAGGCTTTATGGCGAGCGGAAGCTGACATTGGAACGCGCGGCGATGGAAGCAGAGGTGAGCGTTCGCGAAATGATGGAATACCTCAGACAAAAAAAGGTCCCTGGCCAATATGACCTCAGCGAACTAGAAGAGGATATGGCGCGGCTTTATAAGAAGGTGGCGGTGTAG